In the Chloroflexota bacterium genome, one interval contains:
- a CDS encoding aromatic ring-hydroxylating dioxygenase subunit alpha, with translation MVTYIKGRGDRNLRDLVDLESGVISREVYVNEDIYAQELEQIYGRAWLLVGHESQVENPGDFVLGRMGEEEVILTRDRKGKIHVFLNTCRHRGMKVCRYDDGNALVFTCPFHAWTYDTDGRLVGVPHHRDAYFEELDKSQWGLAEVAQMCNYYGSIWATWDPKAPSFEDYLGPFQRTVRWAFQASDGTDAGVELYKPAQRWRLPSNWKFGAFSFAGDSAHAAMTHLSVNAAAIGPQGEVEGGGRHPLAAPFPSKRGYMSSRELGHVGQLAIYEQPGVADYRDTWLLEPGVDDYWRETREIKQQRFANEYLHMQSDGQFHIWPNATMSDWRILMWHPHGVGMTESWRQYQVDKNAPKHVKDAKRRYVMRYCGPAGITESDDMENWNYAHPASLGMVAQRFPYNFQLGLHHNHQDERIPGVTIGDRGPSEENQRARLRRWVEFMEAGSWDDIFPVRKNGKSNGKPRGGNGISSSW, from the coding sequence ATGGTCACGTATATCAAGGGTAGAGGTGACCGAAACCTTCGGGACCTTGTGGACCTCGAGAGCGGCGTGATTAGCCGGGAGGTTTACGTTAACGAGGACATCTACGCCCAGGAACTCGAGCAGATCTACGGGCGTGCCTGGCTCCTCGTGGGCCACGAGAGCCAGGTGGAAAACCCCGGCGACTTCGTCCTCGGTCGAATGGGCGAGGAGGAAGTGATCCTCACTCGCGACCGCAAGGGGAAGATCCACGTCTTTCTGAACACCTGTCGCCACCGCGGCATGAAGGTCTGCCGCTACGACGACGGCAACGCCCTCGTCTTCACTTGCCCCTTCCACGCCTGGACTTACGACACGGACGGCCGGCTGGTCGGCGTGCCCCACCACCGGGACGCCTACTTTGAGGAGTTGGACAAGAGTCAGTGGGGTCTGGCGGAAGTTGCGCAGATGTGCAACTACTACGGCTCCATCTGGGCGACCTGGGATCCCAAGGCCCCGTCCTTCGAGGACTACCTCGGGCCCTTCCAGCGGACGGTTCGCTGGGCCTTCCAGGCATCCGACGGCACCGACGCGGGCGTCGAGCTCTACAAGCCCGCGCAACGTTGGCGCCTCCCCTCGAACTGGAAGTTCGGCGCCTTCAGCTTTGCCGGCGACAGCGCCCACGCCGCCATGACGCACCTCTCGGTCAACGCCGCGGCCATCGGCCCGCAGGGCGAGGTCGAAGGCGGCGGACGGCACCCGTTGGCGGCGCCGTTCCCGTCCAAGCGCGGCTACATGTCGAGCCGGGAACTCGGCCACGTCGGCCAGCTCGCAATCTACGAGCAGCCGGGCGTCGCCGACTACCGCGACACGTGGCTGCTCGAACCCGGCGTCGACGACTACTGGCGCGAGACGCGGGAGATCAAGCAGCAGCGCTTTGCTAACGAATACCTCCACATGCAAAGCGACGGCCAGTTCCACATCTGGCCAAACGCCACCATGTCCGACTGGCGCATTCTCATGTGGCACCCTCACGGCGTTGGCATGACGGAGAGCTGGCGCCAATATCAGGTCGACAAGAACGCCCCCAAGCACGTCAAGGACGCCAAGCGCCGCTACGTGATGCGCTACTGCGGCCCTGCCGGCATCACCGAGTCCGACGACATGGAGAACTGGAACTACGCGCACCCGGCCAGCCTTGGTATGGTCGCGCAGAGGTTCCCGTACAACTTCCAGCTCGGTTTGCACCACAACCACCAGGACGAGCGCATTCCCGGCGTGACCATCGGCGACCGCGGGCCGTCGGAGGAGAACCAGCGCGCACGGCTCCGCCGTTGGGTGGAGTTCATGGAGGCCGGCAGCTGGGACGACATCTTCCCAGTGCGCAAGAACGGCAAGTCCAACGGTAAGCCACGTGGCGGCAACGGCATCAGCTCGTCGTGGTAG
- a CDS encoding DUF5668 domain-containing protein produces the protein MSSSRFWHRLFFGALLIAVGVGFLVENLTDYNIAWGDWWPVILIGLGVLNVPSSRWVGGLLLFVGAVFLVDNLDILDLDIGDFWPVFLVVAGLLVIFGGRANWRTRGKQPRKATSADILDVSIVFGGSEQQVTSQNFRGGSVSANFGSVTIDLRGASLADGAATLQVDAIFGSAEIFVPSDWMVNIQTSGNFGGVELKRAQPAASTETLTVTGSCTFGSITIA, from the coding sequence ATGAGTAGCTCAAGGTTCTGGCATCGCCTCTTCTTCGGCGCCCTCCTGATCGCCGTAGGAGTCGGATTCCTGGTGGAGAATCTCACTGACTACAACATTGCTTGGGGCGACTGGTGGCCTGTGATACTGATTGGCTTGGGCGTTTTGAATGTACCGTCATCACGCTGGGTCGGCGGCCTCCTGCTGTTCGTGGGAGCGGTTTTTCTCGTCGACAACCTGGACATCCTGGACCTCGACATTGGCGACTTCTGGCCCGTGTTCCTGGTGGTCGCTGGTCTTCTCGTCATCTTTGGCGGGAGGGCTAACTGGCGCACAAGGGGAAAACAACCGCGCAAAGCGACGTCAGCGGACATCCTGGATGTGTCCATTGTCTTCGGCGGAAGTGAACAACAGGTGACGAGCCAGAACTTCAGGGGCGGAAGCGTGTCGGCAAACTTTGGGAGCGTCACGATTGACCTTCGTGGCGCCTCCCTCGCCGATGGAGCAGCCACTCTGCAAGTAGACGCGATTTTCGGCAGCGCCGAGATCTTTGTGCCGAGCGACTGGATGGTCAACATCCAGACTTCCGGCAACTTCGGCGGCGTGGAGCTTAAGCGCGCACAGCCTGCAGCGTCCACGGAAACACTCACCGTCACCGGCTCATGCACCTTCGGTAGCATCACGATCGCGTAA
- a CDS encoding ABC transporter permease, with translation MRTYAIQRVLLLIPTLLVLSFIAFALIRFIPGDAALLMTEELGYAPNLEKLQERLGLTEPIHTQYLKWVGGFFRGDFGRSLWDGSPAAEELVRRLPVTLELAFFSLFLSAIVAIPIGVFSAMRQDTKSDYIVRSTVVLADAVPHFWLATLILVLPAVYIGWSPPVGWHSLSEDPVKHLLLLLLPASIISVSSAASLVRITRTMMLEVLRQEYIRTAWSKGLSERSIMYRHALKNALIPVVTVFGLRVPNALNGSVVMEAVFGIPGLGRWTIDAINFRDYPQLQVALMFTAITVLIANLIVDLAYGWLDPRVRYR, from the coding sequence ATGAGAACGTACGCAATCCAACGGGTCCTCCTGCTCATACCAACTCTGTTGGTGCTGAGCTTCATTGCCTTCGCCCTGATACGCTTCATCCCGGGCGACGCGGCGCTGCTCATGACAGAGGAATTGGGCTACGCTCCGAACCTGGAGAAATTGCAGGAGCGCCTGGGCTTAACGGAGCCCATCCACACCCAATACCTCAAATGGGTAGGCGGCTTCTTCAGGGGTGACTTTGGACGTTCCCTGTGGGATGGCAGCCCGGCCGCAGAGGAGTTGGTGCGCCGATTGCCCGTTACGTTGGAGTTAGCCTTCTTCTCCCTGTTCCTTAGCGCTATCGTCGCTATACCTATCGGTGTCTTTTCCGCCATGCGGCAGGATACGAAGAGCGACTACATAGTCCGCAGCACCGTGGTGCTCGCGGACGCCGTTCCCCACTTCTGGCTTGCCACCCTGATCCTGGTGCTCCCTGCCGTCTACATTGGCTGGTCACCTCCTGTGGGCTGGCATTCCCTTTCGGAGGACCCTGTCAAGCACCTGCTGCTGTTGCTGCTGCCCGCATCAATCATCTCCGTGAGCTCGGCGGCATCCCTGGTGCGCATCACCAGGACGATGATGCTGGAAGTGCTTCGGCAGGAGTACATCCGTACAGCCTGGTCCAAGGGACTCTCAGAGCGGTCCATCATGTACCGGCACGCCCTCAAGAACGCCCTTATCCCTGTAGTCACGGTCTTCGGTCTGCGTGTCCCCAACGCGTTGAACGGCTCGGTGGTCATGGAGGCTGTCTTCGGCATACCCGGACTGGGCCGGTGGACCATCGACGCCATCAACTTTCGCGACTATCCGCAGCTGCAGGTCGCCTTAATGTTCACGGCTATCACTGTGTTGATAGCGAACTTGATCGTCGACCTTGCATACGGCTGGCTCGACCCACGGGTCCGGTACAGGTAA
- a CDS encoding cobalamin-binding protein, translating into MVQSAQRICSLLPSATEIVYALGLGDRLVAVTHECDYPLDASGHPAVTSAGFNPASMSNKDIHNHVTENVHSGSSIYTLDQPLLEQLNPDLILTQELCDVCAVSYDTVKDAVRHLCGDNTILSLEPTSLAAILDTIMQVGSATGTESQAEQVVAELKARIAAVKERAGAAAERPRVFTMEWMDPPFAGGHWVPEMVRLAGGTAGIVLAGQPSREVTWDEIVTFDPEIIVVMPCGYHLDALESEFRLTPFPAAWGDLKAVRRGQVYAVDATAYFSRPGPRVVDGLEVMAEIIHPEIFPRQKPLDAWRALELRDCEQ; encoded by the coding sequence ATGGTCCAGAGCGCCCAGCGCATCTGCTCGCTCCTGCCGAGCGCCACGGAGATTGTCTACGCCCTTGGCCTTGGTGACCGCCTCGTTGCCGTCACGCACGAGTGCGACTATCCCCTCGACGCGTCGGGGCATCCCGCCGTGACCAGCGCCGGCTTCAACCCGGCCAGCATGTCAAATAAGGACATACACAACCATGTGACCGAGAACGTCCATAGCGGCAGCAGCATCTACACCCTCGATCAGCCTCTATTGGAGCAGCTCAACCCAGACCTCATCCTGACGCAGGAGTTGTGCGACGTGTGCGCCGTCTCCTACGACACGGTGAAGGACGCCGTGCGTCACCTTTGCGGCGACAACACCATTCTCTCGTTGGAACCGACATCGTTGGCGGCCATCCTCGACACCATCATGCAGGTCGGCAGCGCCACAGGCACCGAGTCGCAAGCTGAGCAAGTCGTAGCCGAACTGAAGGCACGCATTGCGGCGGTGAAAGAGCGCGCCGGGGCGGCGGCAGAGCGGCCCCGCGTCTTCACGATGGAGTGGATGGACCCGCCATTCGCGGGTGGACACTGGGTGCCGGAGATGGTTCGCCTCGCGGGTGGGACAGCCGGCATCGTACTCGCGGGGCAGCCGTCGCGAGAGGTCACGTGGGACGAGATCGTGACGTTTGACCCGGAGATCATCGTGGTTATGCCGTGCGGCTACCACCTTGACGCACTGGAGTCGGAGTTCCGCCTGACACCGTTTCCTGCGGCTTGGGGCGACCTCAAGGCCGTGCGCCGAGGGCAGGTGTACGCCGTCGACGCGACGGCATACTTCAGCCGGCCCGGCCCCCGCGTCGTAGACGGGCTTGAGGTTATGGCGGAAATCATCCACCCGGAGATCTTCCCCCGCCAGAAGCCACTCGATGCGTGGCGAGCGCTGGAGCTCCGCGACTGCGAGCAGTAA
- a CDS encoding ABC transporter permease, translating to MVRYKPLGAVGLFIVVLLMFTAIFADFIAPYEYNDTNRHDQFAPPSFKHLIGADHLGRDLFSRIVHGSRISVSIGFGAVAGAMCIAISLGLLTGYYGGWLDKIIQRIVDGWMTFPGIVIALAMVAIAGPGLWQLIIILGLLFGIRGSRVVRGQVLSVMARPHMEVARSVGVGDLRLMLVHLFPNVLPLVIILATIEIPLAITIEASLSFLGFGIPAPAPSWGRMLSAEARQHMLMAPWLGIAPGLALSLTIFGWNMFGDAMRDLLDPAMRGSLGER from the coding sequence ATGGTGCGCTACAAGCCCCTGGGCGCAGTAGGCCTCTTCATCGTGGTGCTCTTGATGTTCACAGCCATCTTCGCCGACTTCATCGCGCCCTATGAGTACAACGACACGAATCGGCACGATCAATTCGCTCCGCCCAGTTTCAAACACCTCATTGGCGCCGACCACCTTGGCCGCGACCTCTTCAGTCGCATTGTTCACGGCTCACGCATCTCCGTCTCCATCGGGTTCGGTGCTGTGGCCGGAGCGATGTGCATTGCCATTTCTCTGGGCCTGCTGACCGGCTACTACGGTGGATGGTTGGACAAGATAATTCAGCGAATTGTCGACGGCTGGATGACTTTCCCCGGCATCGTGATCGCGCTGGCCATGGTGGCTATAGCCGGGCCTGGTTTGTGGCAACTTATCATCATTCTGGGACTGCTATTCGGCATCAGGGGTTCGCGCGTGGTTCGTGGGCAGGTCTTGTCCGTCATGGCGCGGCCACACATGGAAGTTGCGCGCTCGGTCGGTGTTGGTGACCTGCGGCTCATGCTTGTCCACCTGTTCCCCAATGTTCTCCCGCTGGTCATCATCCTCGCGACCATTGAGATTCCTTTGGCCATCACCATTGAGGCGTCCTTGAGCTTCCTTGGGTTTGGCATTCCGGCGCCGGCACCGTCCTGGGGCCGGATGCTCTCTGCTGAAGCGCGGCAGCACATGCTCATGGCACCTTGGTTGGGCATTGCCCCAGGGCTTGCGCTGAGCCTCACAATCTTCGGGTGGAACATGTTCGGAGATGCCATGCGCGACTTGCTGGACCCAGCCATGCGCGGCAGCTTGGGCGAACGCTAG
- a CDS encoding amidohydrolase family protein, protein MFNGTKVLDVHGHVSGPPGTVSWIDMGFASGHVGESPFRSGGNRPANLSDELMYERNKYHVDFMDDRNIDVQVIGPRPFRMMGWMPRHLLKRWCEFTNDTIHHQTQNFPDRFLSTTMLPQIAEAPDLGNCVEEFEYNIQERGFAGTYLSPDPDGRHNSPGMNDTKYWGPVYEICQKYDVPVFIHGTNCLDERIAHIPGNYQVGFVVETFLASRILAYDSKNLFSRFPGLRICIAHGGGALDRFIDSSRHRGDWEGGNLYFDTCLYDIDYLALSIRQWGPAATAFGTEAPGSGGAVRQAGDHKSDANLGRTSDDLLPIFQYYIDQGILSAEDVVDIIHNNPLKVFPQFAKV, encoded by the coding sequence ATGTTCAACGGCACGAAAGTCCTGGATGTCCATGGTCACGTATCCGGACCGCCCGGCACGGTAAGCTGGATCGACATGGGATTCGCTTCCGGCCATGTGGGCGAGAGCCCATTTCGCTCCGGCGGGAACAGGCCCGCCAACCTCAGCGACGAGCTGATGTACGAGCGGAACAAGTACCACGTGGACTTCATGGACGACCGCAACATTGACGTGCAGGTCATCGGCCCCCGGCCCTTCCGTATGATGGGCTGGATGCCGCGCCACCTGCTCAAGCGATGGTGCGAATTCACCAACGACACCATACACCACCAGACACAGAACTTCCCCGATCGCTTCCTGTCCACCACCATGCTGCCGCAGATCGCGGAGGCGCCGGACCTCGGCAACTGCGTGGAGGAGTTCGAGTACAACATCCAGGAGCGCGGCTTCGCCGGCACGTACCTGAGCCCCGACCCCGACGGCCGCCATAACTCCCCCGGCATGAACGACACTAAGTACTGGGGCCCCGTCTACGAAATTTGCCAGAAGTACGACGTGCCCGTGTTCATCCACGGCACCAACTGCCTGGACGAGCGCATCGCGCACATCCCCGGCAACTACCAGGTCGGCTTCGTGGTAGAGACCTTCCTGGCCTCCCGCATCCTCGCCTATGACAGCAAAAACCTTTTTAGCCGGTTCCCCGGCCTGCGCATCTGCATCGCCCACGGCGGCGGCGCGCTTGACCGGTTCATCGACTCATCCCGGCACCGCGGTGACTGGGAAGGCGGCAACCTCTACTTTGACACCTGCCTGTACGACATCGACTACTTGGCCCTGTCAATTCGGCAGTGGGGCCCTGCAGCCACGGCGTTCGGCACTGAGGCTCCCGGTTCCGGCGGCGCAGTCCGCCAGGCAGGCGACCACAAGTCCGACGCCAACCTTGGCAGGACCTCCGACGACCTGTTGCCCATCTTCCAGTACTACATCGACCAGGGCATTCTGTCGGCAGAGGATGTTGTTGACATCATCCACAACAACCCGCTGAAGGTCTTCCCGCAGTTCGCCAAGGTGTAG
- a CDS encoding 3-phenylpropionate/cinnamic acid dioxygenase subunit beta, with translation MTIQSADTAWERMLLEREIERFLYDEAALLDERRFSEWGDLLAEDIHYHMPIRRNVKFGEQHRENTDTESEISWFDEGKRTLMGRVRQLNTGVHWPEEPFSRVRHIITNVRVMSVDGDEVEVSSNFFVWSNRLRDECVMFIGTRRDILRRDSETGWKIANRLILLDQNVLLAKVFSTFF, from the coding sequence GTGACTATCCAGAGCGCAGACACCGCATGGGAGCGGATGCTCCTCGAACGGGAGATTGAGCGGTTCCTGTACGACGAGGCCGCCCTGCTGGACGAACGCAGGTTCAGCGAATGGGGCGACCTGCTGGCCGAGGACATCCACTACCACATGCCGATCCGCCGCAACGTAAAGTTCGGCGAGCAACACCGAGAGAACACCGACACCGAGTCCGAGATTTCCTGGTTTGACGAGGGCAAGCGCACACTGATGGGCCGAGTCCGACAACTCAATACCGGCGTCCACTGGCCGGAGGAGCCCTTCTCGCGCGTGCGTCACATTATCACCAACGTCCGCGTCATGTCGGTGGACGGCGATGAGGTGGAGGTCAGCAGCAACTTCTTCGTATGGTCTAACCGTCTGCGCGACGAGTGCGTCATGTTCATCGGCACACGGCGGGACATTCTTCGCCGGGACAGCGAGACCGGCTGGAAGATCGCCAATCGACTCATCCTGCTTGACCAGAACGTCCTCCTGGCCAAGGTGTTTTCGACGTTCTTTTAG
- a CDS encoding Lrp/AsnC ligand binding domain-containing protein, which produces MAKAFIMVNTEPTETNRIAERLKAIRGAVVYEVFGPFDFIVDLEADTPEDLAATLRNSIRSLRGVNTTLTCSVM; this is translated from the coding sequence ATGGCCAAGGCGTTCATCATGGTCAACACGGAGCCCACAGAGACAAACCGCATTGCCGAGCGTTTGAAGGCCATTCGTGGCGCCGTGGTCTATGAAGTCTTCGGCCCATTCGACTTCATCGTGGACCTGGAGGCGGACACGCCCGAGGATCTCGCCGCAACGCTTCGCAACAGCATCCGCTCGCTTCGCGGCGTCAACACGACGCTGACCTGCTCGGTCATGTAG
- a CDS encoding NAD(P)-dependent oxidoreductase: MLLIIGGMGFIGMHTVRHVLDAGEDVVIGVHSSRREPDLFRDEIGKRVHIASVDVTNPLSIVEAVSKHGVNRIAHMVAPRLGSLSPGDEYRTNMGGLISVMETARICGVDRVLVASSQSVYLGLKQGPFSEDAPLPIATGNATEAYKKSFETLGSLYASQTGISVVYMRIGSIYGPLYYSGFNLPSRMTRAAVTGNPPDYGRGGVPFSDDLTDWTYVKDVSKGVQLLSMADSLSHTTYNIGSGRGTSNQEVAEAISSAVPGVNFELQPGKSPTFRPDPFMDISRIGEELGYAPQYTIGPAIAEYAEWMRATPDWR, from the coding sequence ATGCTACTCATCATCGGCGGGATGGGCTTCATCGGGATGCACACGGTCCGCCACGTGCTGGACGCTGGCGAGGACGTGGTCATCGGGGTCCACAGTTCCCGCCGCGAGCCTGATCTGTTTAGGGACGAGATCGGCAAGCGTGTTCACATCGCCTCTGTCGACGTCACAAACCCGCTGTCCATCGTGGAAGCCGTCAGCAAACACGGCGTCAACCGCATCGCGCATATGGTGGCGCCACGGCTGGGTTCCCTCTCGCCGGGCGACGAGTACCGCACGAACATGGGTGGACTCATCAGTGTGATGGAGACCGCCCGCATTTGCGGCGTAGACCGGGTGCTCGTGGCCAGTTCGCAGTCCGTGTACTTGGGTCTGAAGCAGGGCCCCTTCTCTGAGGACGCGCCTCTACCCATTGCGACCGGCAACGCAACAGAGGCCTACAAGAAGAGTTTTGAGACCCTGGGCTCCCTTTACGCCAGCCAGACGGGCATCAGCGTGGTATATATGCGCATCGGCAGTATCTACGGCCCCTTGTATTACAGCGGCTTCAACCTTCCCAGCCGCATGACCCGTGCTGCGGTGACGGGCAACCCCCCGGACTACGGCCGAGGCGGCGTCCCGTTTTCCGATGACCTCACCGACTGGACATATGTCAAGGATGTCTCCAAAGGCGTGCAGCTCCTGTCAATGGCCGACTCCCTGAGTCACACCACTTACAACATTGGCAGCGGTCGCGGAACCTCCAACCAGGAAGTCGCTGAAGCGATCTCCTCTGCCGTGCCAGGCGTCAATTTCGAGCTTCAACCGGGCAAGAGTCCGACCTTCCGGCCAGACCCATTCATGGACATATCGCGCATCGGCGAGGAACTCGGCTACGCGCCGCAGTACACCATCGGGCCTGCCATTGCGGAGTACGCCGAGTGGATGCGGGCCACGCCGGACTGGCGGTAA
- a CDS encoding zinc ribbon domain-containing protein, which yields MPIYEFRCKSCNARVSIFFKSMKVDATGTCERCGSEDLVRIFSSFRVLRTPFDISNFNKKELLDGVNYTDPHSMANMFKRMQETFQDEPNEHMDEMVQRLEHGEAVEKAMDLNMGSNSKGDSHGHGHSHDGGE from the coding sequence ATGCCCATATATGAGTTCCGGTGCAAGAGCTGCAACGCCAGGGTATCCATCTTCTTCAAGTCTATGAAGGTGGACGCGACTGGCACGTGTGAGCGTTGCGGAAGTGAGGACCTTGTTCGCATATTCTCCAGCTTCCGGGTGCTTCGCACTCCGTTCGACATCAGCAACTTCAACAAGAAGGAGTTGCTCGACGGCGTCAACTATACGGACCCCCATTCCATGGCCAACATGTTCAAGCGCATGCAGGAGACTTTCCAGGACGAGCCCAACGAGCACATGGATGAGATGGTCCAACGCTTAGAGCACGGCGAGGCCGTTGAAAAGGCAATGGACCTCAATATGGGCTCAAACTCCAAGGGAGACTCTCACGGTCACGGACACAGCCACGACGGCGGAGAATAG
- a CDS encoding ABC transporter substrate-binding protein: MNGRLRYGYLLLALLVSMALVVVACSGGDGDGDGGGSAATTTTTTTTTAAAEPASDDSMTKADDAMMEGPEPVYGGKVTFGQSRDVRSGFDPHGTSGGQSQHQNTNSWWYNNLMSRSVGVDVPGGTRESYPDLAESWEVSDGGLTYTFKLHEGVNFHNRAPVNGREMTSADVKWSYERFLKGPDSYQFQLADISAVEAPDKYTVVFRLHEPVASFMIHVGEPLAYVTPKEAASSPPQSPALEGVLDEEFLSTPEGIIGTGPWMFDSWEKDKRLTAVRNPDYFKTDAHGNQLPFIDTLEYVVIPDTQARSAAYISGDIDTFGPPSGSTADFKERNPDSNFAQDLPSTAPTLNFRLDRTPAFNDIRVRRAVAMGFEQQAIMDLLLGSVTEPTYGGIPALVFPEYAITPAELGDAARWWEYNPQAAAELLTEAGYGPNNPLEITYQFSSCCKATYYPELVADMMDEIGVKMNLQEVDHSVHLKTSNIGMGDYDIAHSRLKAAEVDDLLVSFLPGNSKNNSHIDDALLTEMIKAQRLTQDPNQRFNQVRQIQRYLADQVYLIRIPDRFTDFFWQPRIKNFRPHVGNTEGRDWEIAWIEEG, from the coding sequence ATGAACGGCAGGTTAAGGTATGGCTATCTCCTGTTGGCCCTACTGGTGTCGATGGCACTGGTGGTGGTCGCTTGCTCCGGTGGTGACGGAGACGGCGACGGCGGCGGAAGCGCCGCGACCACGACGACTACGACTACAACCACCGCCGCAGCAGAGCCGGCCAGCGACGACTCAATGACCAAGGCCGACGACGCCATGATGGAGGGCCCCGAGCCCGTCTACGGCGGCAAGGTCACGTTCGGCCAGAGTCGTGATGTTCGTTCCGGCTTTGACCCGCACGGGACCAGTGGCGGGCAGTCCCAGCACCAGAACACCAACAGTTGGTGGTACAACAACCTGATGTCCCGCTCAGTAGGTGTAGACGTACCAGGTGGCACCCGTGAGTCCTACCCAGACCTCGCAGAGTCCTGGGAAGTCTCCGACGGCGGCCTCACCTACACCTTCAAGCTTCACGAGGGTGTGAATTTCCACAACCGGGCCCCCGTTAACGGCCGCGAGATGACATCCGCAGACGTCAAGTGGAGCTACGAACGGTTCCTGAAGGGGCCGGACTCTTACCAGTTCCAGCTGGCTGACATCAGCGCGGTTGAAGCACCCGACAAGTACACGGTAGTCTTCCGCCTGCATGAACCGGTTGCCTCCTTTATGATTCACGTTGGTGAACCGTTGGCCTATGTCACGCCAAAAGAAGCGGCCAGTTCGCCGCCGCAGAGCCCAGCCCTGGAGGGTGTGCTGGATGAAGAGTTCCTCTCCACGCCAGAGGGCATTATTGGCACCGGGCCATGGATGTTTGACTCGTGGGAGAAGGACAAGCGCTTGACGGCCGTCCGCAACCCCGACTACTTCAAGACGGACGCACACGGCAATCAACTCCCCTTCATCGACACGCTTGAATATGTGGTGATTCCGGACACCCAGGCACGTAGCGCGGCCTACATCTCTGGCGACATCGACACCTTTGGCCCGCCGTCCGGCAGCACTGCGGACTTTAAGGAGCGGAACCCCGACTCCAACTTTGCCCAGGACCTGCCCAGCACGGCCCCCACGCTGAACTTCCGGCTTGACCGGACCCCTGCGTTTAATGACATCCGTGTGCGGCGCGCCGTTGCCATGGGCTTTGAGCAACAGGCCATCATGGACTTGCTCCTGGGATCGGTAACGGAGCCCACCTATGGTGGTATCCCGGCTCTGGTGTTCCCGGAGTACGCAATTACGCCCGCGGAATTGGGCGACGCTGCACGGTGGTGGGAGTACAACCCCCAGGCCGCCGCTGAACTGCTCACCGAAGCGGGCTACGGCCCCAACAACCCCTTGGAGATCACCTACCAGTTCAGCAGCTGCTGCAAGGCAACCTACTATCCGGAACTGGTCGCCGACATGATGGATGAAATCGGCGTGAAGATGAATCTGCAGGAAGTCGACCACTCGGTGCACCTGAAGACCAGCAACATCGGCATGGGCGACTACGACATCGCGCACTCTCGGCTGAAGGCGGCTGAAGTCGACGACCTCCTGGTCAGCTTCCTCCCCGGCAACAGCAAGAACAACAGTCACATCGACGACGCGCTGTTGACCGAGATGATCAAGGCCCAGCGCCTGACGCAGGACCCGAACCAGCGGTTCAACCAAGTCAGGCAGATCCAACGCTACCTGGCGGACCAGGTCTACCTCATCCGTATCCCGGACCGGTTCACCGACTTCTTCTGGCAGCCGCGGATCAAGAACTTCCGGCCCCACGTTGGCAACACGGAAGGCCGCGACTGGGAGATCGCCTGGATCGAAGAGGGATAG